In Blattabacterium cuenoti, the following proteins share a genomic window:
- a CDS encoding Sec-independent protein translocase subunit TatA/TatB produces the protein MKNFLFISIEESFFIIFIAILVFGPKKIPEIARGLGEGIRYLKNAKTKIKNEIIKNNIDQSIKEEIYNHKDENKKVKKYTPPYSIKRNN, from the coding sequence ATGAAAAATTTTTTATTTATTAGTATAGAAGAAAGTTTCTTTATCATTTTTATAGCTATACTTGTTTTTGGTCCTAAAAAAATACCAGAGATAGCTCGTGGATTAGGAGAAGGAATACGGTACTTAAAAAACGCCAAAACAAAAATTAAAAATGAAATTATTAAAAATAATATTGATCAATCTATAAAAGAAGAAATTTATAATCATAAAGATGAAAATAAAAAAGTAAAAAAATATACACCTCCTTATTCTATAAAACGAAATAATTAG
- a CDS encoding SurA N-terminal domain-containing protein — translation MSFLEKIRKNTWLVFFFISISLLFFILDPNILLKFFTENSTVIGKVNRDNIFLKEYLDYFQFLKQFREDEVDEHLKNEAWKLLVHEKVMNQQAKKLGITSTKKDFWKAIEKQSIYSKIIDFQNEKGKMDMNKFQFYLKNLEKLPSSLTPQIEAEKNIWLYEKNSIPKRIVAKKYIEMLMYGLNTSFIEALLNYRDKNQFSIIDYVFIPYSDIEKKYYKIQSHDIYDFIKKNKFLYKKENLRNLSFIIFRSHPSLDDEKNMDLKIKKLFNKFKSSNHNSIIVTNQSEKPFDSNFYLKNNLPLFLKHFVEKKNQVGSMFGPFKDDNIYIMAKLTGKKMVYNSVLSSHILISHKEAVRFYNNRTKKKAEEIAKTIYDIVIKNPDRFNSLVWEKSDDIVNTKKNKGNLGWIKYEEQNEAFKGKESFDFFSLKNKKGTIGLTETKFGYHIIRIDDIKDIKPAYQFAIIIKTLTPSKKTEDILYQKIIKFMKENKNSNLNTFINNARKKKYETIFLKEIKNHQWNIQDLNTELDQEIINWSYEKNRKEGDVKIFSAYNKDYIMVFLSKIQKKGYPIEEIKNNISPFLLNKKISHYLYNIMKNKHISLEEIAYFFRKKINKSCKINFYQSMIKNYKEPKVIGYAFSSKLYKTSKPILGERGIFFIRTLKRFNTSKKLSYLSSEIESLNADLRKNILEKIGNVLIEKSNIKDYRKNNI, via the coding sequence ATGAGTTTTTTAGAGAAAATAAGAAAAAATACATGGTTAGTTTTCTTTTTTATAAGCATATCTTTGCTATTTTTTATATTAGATCCTAATATTCTGCTGAAATTTTTTACTGAAAATTCCACTGTTATTGGAAAAGTAAATAGAGATAACATTTTTTTAAAAGAATATCTTGATTATTTTCAATTTTTGAAACAATTTCGTGAAGATGAAGTTGATGAGCATTTGAAAAATGAGGCTTGGAAACTATTAGTTCATGAAAAAGTGATGAATCAGCAAGCTAAAAAATTAGGTATTACAAGTACAAAAAAAGATTTTTGGAAAGCAATAGAAAAGCAATCAATATATAGCAAAATTATTGATTTTCAAAATGAAAAAGGAAAAATGGACATGAATAAATTTCAATTTTATTTAAAAAACTTGGAAAAATTACCTTCTAGTTTAACGCCTCAAATAGAAGCAGAAAAAAATATTTGGTTGTATGAAAAGAATAGTATTCCAAAAAGAATTGTTGCAAAAAAATATATAGAAATGTTGATGTATGGATTAAATACTTCTTTTATAGAAGCTCTATTAAATTATAGAGATAAAAATCAATTTTCCATAATTGATTATGTATTCATTCCTTATTCAGACATAGAAAAAAAATATTATAAAATACAAAGTCATGATATTTACGATTTTATTAAAAAAAATAAATTTCTTTATAAAAAAGAAAATTTAAGAAATCTCAGTTTTATAATTTTTCGTTCTCATCCATCATTAGATGACGAAAAAAATATGGATTTGAAAATAAAAAAATTATTTAATAAATTTAAATCTTCCAATCATAATTCTATAATCGTTACAAATCAGTCTGAAAAACCTTTTGATTCAAATTTTTATTTGAAAAATAATTTACCTCTTTTTTTGAAACATTTTGTGGAAAAAAAAAATCAAGTAGGGAGTATGTTTGGGCCTTTTAAAGATGACAATATTTATATCATGGCTAAACTTACTGGAAAAAAAATGGTATATAATTCTGTTTTATCTAGTCATATATTGATTTCTCATAAGGAAGCTGTACGTTTTTATAATAATAGGACTAAGAAAAAAGCTGAAGAAATAGCGAAAACAATATATGATATTGTAATCAAAAATCCTGATAGATTTAATTCTTTAGTATGGGAAAAATCTGATGATATTGTCAATACAAAAAAAAATAAAGGAAATTTAGGATGGATCAAATATGAAGAGCAAAATGAAGCATTTAAAGGTAAGGAATCATTTGATTTTTTTTCTTTAAAAAATAAAAAAGGGACAATAGGTTTAACGGAAACTAAATTTGGATATCATATTATCAGAATAGACGATATAAAAGATATCAAACCTGCTTATCAATTTGCCATAATAATTAAAACACTAACTCCATCAAAAAAAACGGAAGATATTCTTTACCAAAAGATTATTAAATTTATGAAAGAAAATAAAAATTCAAATTTGAATACATTTATTAATAATGCAAGAAAAAAGAAATATGAAACAATCTTTTTAAAAGAAATAAAAAATCATCAATGGAACATTCAGGACTTGAATACTGAATTGGATCAAGAAATTATAAATTGGTCTTATGAAAAAAATAGAAAAGAAGGAGATGTAAAAATTTTTTCCGCTTATAATAAAGATTATATTATGGTTTTTTTATCTAAAATTCAAAAAAAAGGATATCCTATTGAAGAAATAAAAAATAATATATCTCCTTTCCTTTTAAATAAAAAAATAAGTCATTATTTATATAATATAATGAAAAACAAACATATAAGTTTGGAAGAAATAGCTTATTTTTTTAGAAAAAAAATAAATAAATCTTGTAAAATCAATTTTTATCAATCTATGATAAAAAATTACAAAGAACCTAAAGTAATAGGATATGCTTTTTCATCAAAATTATATAAGACCTCTAAACCAATATTAGGAGAAAGGGGGATTTTTTTTATAAGAACATTAAAACGTTTTAATACATCTAAAAAGCTTTCCTATCTCTCTTCTGAAATAGAATCTTTAAATGCTGACTTAAGAAAAAATATTTTAGAAAAAATAGGAAATGTGTTAATTGAAAAATCTAATATCAAAGATTATAGAAAAAATAATATCTAA
- a CDS encoding hemolysin family protein produces the protein MIFHISIVFITILVSAFFSGMEMALISSSLFQIEIEKENKKGSFHSKLLSKSINNSKKFITTMVIGNTISLVIYGIYMGKLFLSIFPKEFLDNSLWMIFLESIFSATIILIIGEFIPKIIFSVYSNELLSLFIVPVYVIYKIFSPITNSIICISNVFLKILGEKENDKKKIFDKEDLVYFLSENIEKNIKGKEFLESEIEIFHKALDFSEKKARECMVPRKEIVSSNLIFSSINNIRNIFTESGLSKIVIYKNNIDNIIGYIHYLELFKKPKNIESIIRSVESVYITTPIREIMDLLIKKKRSIAIVLDEYGGTAGMITMEDILEEFIGDIKDEHDENLLLDNKLNDYEFLFSARLEIDFINAKYNLDLPQSDKYETLGGLIVTYTGDIPKYGDKIVINKNFYIEIKKVSKNKIEEIFLKKKV, from the coding sequence ATAATTTTTCATATTAGTATAGTTTTTATTACTATACTAGTATCTGCTTTTTTTTCTGGTATGGAAATGGCATTGATTTCTTCCAGTTTATTTCAAATAGAAATAGAAAAAGAAAATAAAAAAGGTTCTTTTCATTCTAAACTTCTTTCAAAAAGTATAAACAATTCCAAAAAATTTATCACTACAATGGTAATTGGAAATACCATATCTTTAGTTATATATGGGATTTATATGGGAAAATTGTTTTTGTCTATTTTTCCAAAAGAATTTTTGGATAATTCTTTATGGATGATTTTTTTAGAATCAATTTTTTCTGCGACTATCATTTTAATTATTGGAGAATTTATTCCAAAAATAATATTCAGTGTGTATTCAAATGAATTGTTAAGTTTATTCATTGTCCCTGTATATGTAATATATAAAATATTTTCTCCTATTACAAACTCCATTATTTGTATTTCTAATGTTTTTTTGAAAATTTTAGGAGAAAAAGAAAATGATAAAAAGAAAATTTTTGATAAAGAAGATTTAGTTTATTTTTTATCAGAAAACATAGAAAAAAATATAAAAGGAAAAGAATTTTTGGAATCTGAAATTGAAATTTTTCATAAAGCACTGGATTTTTCTGAAAAAAAAGCACGAGAATGTATGGTTCCCAGAAAAGAAATAGTTTCTTCTAATCTAATATTTTCTTCTATAAATAATATCAGAAATATATTTACTGAAAGTGGCTTATCTAAAATAGTGATTTATAAAAATAATATAGATAACATTATTGGTTATATTCATTATTTAGAGTTATTTAAAAAACCAAAAAATATCGAATCTATAATTCGATCAGTAGAATCAGTTTATATAACAACTCCTATTAGAGAAATCATGGATCTTTTAATTAAAAAAAAAAGAAGTATTGCTATAGTATTAGATGAATATGGGGGGACTGCAGGAATGATAACTATGGAAGATATTTTAGAAGAGTTTATTGGAGATATAAAAGATGAACATGATGAAAATTTATTACTAGATAATAAATTAAATGATTATGAATTTTTATTTTCTGCACGTTTAGAAATTGATTTTATCAATGCTAAATATAATTTAGATCTTCCTCAATCTGATAAATATGAAACTTTAGGAGGATTGATCGTTACTTATACAGGAGACATTCCAAAATATGGAGATAAAATTGTTATCAATAAAAATTTTTATATAGAAATTAAAAAAGTATCTAAAAATAAAATAGAAGAAATTTTTCTGAAAAAAAAAGTTTAA
- a CDS encoding OmpH family outer membrane protein encodes MKKNIILYFLLFLFLFGYHSYSKDHKECHNKIVCLNSTALIEKMPEFSTAQKELDRISKIHENILDKLAKEFHKKAEKFQKNKNPILKKELEILQSRAHAYQKTASDDLTKKQNKLLNPIYKKIENAIHKVIDKDKNIIRVDDCSPGKGVLVNKGEDITEAVKRELGIK; translated from the coding sequence ATGAAAAAAAATATAATTCTTTATTTTTTATTATTTCTATTTTTATTCGGATATCATTCGTATTCTAAGGATCATAAGGAATGTCATAATAAAATAGTTTGTCTTAATAGTACGGCTTTGATAGAGAAAATGCCAGAATTTTCTACTGCGCAAAAAGAATTGGATAGAATTAGTAAAATCCATGAAAATATTTTAGATAAATTAGCAAAAGAATTTCATAAAAAAGCAGAAAAATTTCAAAAAAATAAAAATCCAATTCTTAAAAAAGAATTAGAAATTTTACAGTCAAGAGCCCATGCCTATCAAAAAACAGCTTCAGACGATTTAACTAAAAAACAAAATAAATTATTAAATCCTATATATAAAAAAATAGAAAACGCTATCCATAAAGTAATAGATAAAGATAAAAATATTATAAGAGTTGATGATTGTAGTCCTGGAAAAGGAGTTTTAGTAAATAAAGGAGAGGATATTACTGAAGCAGTTAAAAGAGAGTTAGGTATAAAATAA
- the secD gene encoding protein translocase subunit SecD, producing MNVRNFFTIFVTIILTTICLYYILSIIVNNKNNTKNLNLGLDLKGGISMILDISEKDLLKKFSENSQNFVFLKALENADKKKKENPNTDYLSFFMNSFNQEINNNKLDINLSSPNLFGNKSNFEEIDPNSSDSEVKKFLRKKIESSIISIQNILRSRIDRFGIIQPNIQRIKNSNRILIELSGIKNINRIKNILEKKAELHFFETYNIQEIISYFNVINKFYDKKHSKIKKHFIDLLNIPLIKSSNVVGLVHINYQKIISDFLNSSEARNYLPYDLHDVKFLWGYKKLDNFFQLFAVKINNENTYDSLNGDIVTHAYKSFGPLNEISINIKMNQEGTKKWKIFTEKNIGKSIAIVLDNLVYAVPVVKSVIPNGMSQIYGHFSIQESNDLINVLNTGELPTSVKIVQTDIIGPSLGKESIRKGIISFLISLFFVFTWMFFYYSIPGLYANIILFFNIIFIFGILISMNAVLTFPGIAGIILTLAMSMDANILIYEKIKENIKKKIYILTSIHNSYTLHGALSSIIDGQITTLLCGIILFYFGIGPIRGFATTLIIGIMISMFTSICLGRLFLEWHLKKYKKISFRKKISIFILNKIKNMQYDFLSRRKWVYMISCILIIVSILSFFFKGFNMGLDFVGGRSYVILFDRKMVPEKISEILSRTFIENGKPSFPRVQTFGDKNQLKIVTKYKIWEENNQIDEIILRKMFSALKNFFPINFEDFRNIKKNKSLGILSIEKVGPTVAVDMTHKAFLSIMISLIGIFIYIFIRFKKWEFGIGAIISLIHDSIIVLGIFSFFHEKFPILEIDQTFIAALLTIVGYSINDTVIVYDKIRQISKKTSFIMKETINKGISSTLSRTINTSFLTLLVILIIFLFGGKVLHSFMLALFIGISVGTYSSIFIAPSIVYDFCKKNVKK from the coding sequence ATGAATGTAAGAAACTTTTTTACAATTTTTGTAACCATAATACTGACTACAATTTGTTTATATTATATATTATCTATTATTGTAAATAATAAAAATAATACAAAAAATTTAAATCTAGGATTAGATTTAAAAGGAGGAATAAGTATGATTTTAGATATTTCTGAAAAAGATTTATTAAAAAAATTTTCTGAAAATTCTCAAAATTTTGTTTTTCTAAAAGCGTTAGAAAATGCAGATAAGAAAAAAAAAGAAAACCCAAATACAGATTATTTGTCATTTTTCATGAATTCCTTTAATCAAGAGATTAATAATAATAAATTAGATATCAATTTATCTTCTCCAAATTTATTTGGAAATAAATCAAATTTCGAAGAAATTGATCCTAATAGTTCTGATTCAGAAGTAAAAAAATTTTTAAGAAAAAAAATAGAATCATCTATAATTTCTATTCAGAATATTTTGAGATCCAGAATAGATAGATTCGGAATCATTCAACCCAATATTCAAAGAATCAAAAATTCTAATCGAATTTTAATAGAACTATCTGGAATAAAAAATATAAATAGAATCAAAAATATTTTAGAAAAAAAAGCGGAATTACATTTTTTTGAAACTTATAATATTCAAGAAATTATTTCGTATTTCAATGTAATCAATAAATTTTATGATAAAAAACATTCTAAAATAAAAAAACATTTTATAGATCTTTTGAATATTCCACTCATTAAATCTTCAAATGTAGTCGGATTAGTTCATATAAACTATCAAAAAATTATTTCTGATTTTCTAAATTCTTCGGAAGCTAGAAATTATTTACCATATGATTTACATGATGTAAAATTTTTATGGGGATATAAAAAATTAGATAATTTTTTTCAATTATTTGCTGTAAAAATCAATAATGAAAATACATATGATTCTTTAAATGGAGATATAGTGACTCATGCTTATAAATCTTTTGGTCCTTTAAATGAAATATCCATAAATATCAAAATGAATCAAGAAGGAACTAAAAAATGGAAAATATTTACAGAGAAAAATATAGGAAAAAGTATCGCAATAGTGCTTGATAATTTAGTGTATGCAGTTCCTGTAGTAAAATCAGTTATTCCAAATGGAATGTCTCAAATATATGGACATTTTTCAATACAAGAATCTAATGATTTAATAAATGTGTTAAATACAGGAGAATTACCTACTTCTGTAAAAATTGTTCAAACTGATATTATCGGTCCTTCTTTGGGTAAAGAATCTATTAGAAAAGGGATCATATCTTTTTTGATTTCCTTATTTTTTGTATTTACTTGGATGTTTTTTTATTATTCCATTCCAGGATTATATGCTAATATTATCCTCTTTTTTAATATAATATTTATTTTTGGAATTCTCATTTCTATGAATGCTGTATTGACCTTTCCTGGTATCGCGGGAATTATACTAACATTAGCAATGTCCATGGATGCTAATATTTTGATTTATGAAAAGATTAAAGAAAATATAAAAAAGAAAATTTATATATTAACATCTATTCATAATAGTTACACATTACATGGAGCTTTATCTTCTATTATAGATGGACAAATCACAACTTTATTATGTGGAATAATTTTATTTTATTTTGGTATAGGACCAATACGAGGATTCGCTACAACCTTAATTATTGGAATTATGATATCTATGTTTACTTCCATTTGTTTAGGAAGGTTGTTCTTAGAATGGCATTTAAAAAAATATAAAAAAATTTCTTTTAGAAAAAAGATATCAATTTTTATTTTGAATAAAATTAAAAATATGCAATATGATTTTTTGTCCAGAAGAAAATGGGTTTACATGATTTCTTGTATTCTTATAATTGTTAGTATACTATCTTTTTTTTTCAAAGGATTCAATATGGGTTTAGATTTCGTTGGGGGTCGTTCTTATGTAATTCTTTTTGATCGTAAAATGGTACCTGAAAAAATTTCAGAAATTTTGTCGAGAACATTTATAGAAAATGGAAAACCTTCTTTTCCTAGGGTACAAACATTCGGAGATAAAAATCAACTTAAAATAGTTACCAAATATAAAATTTGGGAAGAAAATAATCAAATAGACGAAATAATTTTAAGAAAGATGTTTTCAGCTTTAAAAAATTTTTTTCCTATAAATTTTGAGGACTTTAGAAATATCAAAAAAAATAAATCATTAGGTATTTTATCTATTGAAAAAGTAGGCCCTACAGTAGCTGTAGATATGACTCATAAAGCTTTTCTTTCTATTATGATTTCTTTAATAGGGATTTTTATATACATTTTTATAAGATTTAAAAAATGGGAATTTGGAATAGGTGCAATTATTTCTTTAATTCATGATTCAATTATTGTTCTTGGAATATTTTCATTTTTTCACGAAAAATTTCCTATTCTGGAAATAGATCAAACTTTTATAGCCGCTTTATTAACGATAGTAGGTTATTCAATTAATGATACCGTAATAGTTTATGATAAAATTAGACAAATTTCAAAAAAAACATCATTTATAATGAAAGAAACTATAAATAAAGGGATATCTAGTACTCTGAGTAGAACTATAAATACTTCTTTTCTCACTTTATTAGTAATTTTAATTATTTTCTTATTTGGAGGAAAAGTACTTCATAGTTTTATGTTAGCTTTATTTATTGGAATTAGTGTGGGAACTTATTCCTCTATATTTATAGCTCCATCTATAGTATATGATTTTTGTAAAAAAAATGTAAAAAAATGA